A genomic stretch from Bradyrhizobium sp. 195 includes:
- a CDS encoding DUF4170 domain-containing protein, producing MTKGSNFWVIGGEFGSMNFHKLVEGSAQVQGPFKTRKEAEDAWRTVSEENRHKAGVRFSIVEEPSRVSA from the coding sequence ATGACCAAAGGCAGCAATTTCTGGGTGATCGGCGGCGAGTTCGGTTCGATGAACTTCCACAAGCTGGTGGAAGGCTCGGCCCAGGTGCAGGGTCCGTTCAAGACCCGCAAGGAGGCCGAGGACGCCTGGCGCACGGTCTCGGAAGAGAACCGTCACAAGGCCGGCGTCCGCTTCTCGATCGTGGAAGAGCCGTCGCGCGTCTCGGCCTGA
- the htpX gene encoding zinc metalloprotease HtpX: MNYLRTAMLLAGLTALFMGVGYLIGGASGAVIALVIAAATNLFTYWNSDRMVLSMYGAHEVDRSTAPELVGLVAELAGRAGLPMPRVFLMDEMQPNAFATGRNPENAAVAVTTGLMNQLSREELAGVIAHELAHIKNHDTLLMTITATIAGAISMLAQFGMFFGGNRDNHNGPGIVGSILMMILAPLGAMLVQMAISRTREYAADNLGARIAGQPMWLASALVKIEGAAHQVPNYEAERNPATAHMFIINPLSGHGVDNLFATHPSTQNRIAALRELAAELGTQAAPSVGANENYPPRGPWGRSSSRGPSRGPWG, from the coding sequence ATGAACTATCTTCGTACCGCAATGCTGCTCGCAGGCCTGACCGCCCTGTTCATGGGCGTCGGCTATCTGATCGGTGGTGCCTCCGGCGCCGTGATCGCGCTGGTTATTGCCGCTGCGACCAATCTTTTCACCTACTGGAACTCCGACCGCATGGTGCTCTCCATGTACGGCGCCCACGAGGTCGATCGTTCGACCGCGCCGGAGCTGGTCGGGCTGGTCGCGGAACTTGCGGGCCGAGCGGGCCTGCCGATGCCGCGCGTGTTCCTGATGGACGAGATGCAGCCCAACGCGTTCGCGACCGGCCGCAATCCGGAAAACGCGGCCGTCGCCGTCACCACCGGGCTGATGAACCAGCTCAGCCGCGAGGAGCTCGCCGGCGTGATTGCGCACGAGCTCGCTCATATCAAGAATCACGACACGCTGCTGATGACCATCACCGCGACCATTGCGGGCGCGATCTCCATGCTCGCCCAGTTCGGCATGTTCTTCGGCGGCAATCGCGACAACCACAACGGTCCGGGCATCGTCGGCTCGATCCTGATGATGATCCTCGCCCCGCTGGGCGCCATGCTGGTGCAGATGGCGATCAGCCGGACCCGCGAATATGCCGCGGACAACCTCGGTGCGCGCATCGCGGGACAACCGATGTGGCTGGCGTCCGCGCTGGTGAAGATCGAGGGCGCCGCGCACCAGGTGCCGAACTATGAGGCCGAGCGCAATCCCGCGACCGCGCACATGTTCATCATCAATCCGTTGTCCGGCCACGGTGTGGACAATCTGTTCGCCACCCATCCCTCGACACAGAACCGCATCGCCGCGCTGCGCGAGCTCGCTGCCGAGCTCGGCACGCAGGCGGCGCCGTCGGTCGGCGCCAACGAGAACTATCCGCCTCGTGGCCCGTGGGGCCGCTCGTCTTCACGTGGTCCTTCACGTGGTCCTTGGGGCTGA
- a CDS encoding NUDIX domain-containing protein: MEDRLNSVRRKFEPLLRRIFHAYFLVVRGMTLGVRAVVLDAENRVFLVRHSYVSGWHLPGGGVDHGETMEQAMRRELKEEGDIDLTGAVSLHGIFLNSHVSRRDHVAVYVVRQFRQERPPEPNREIVECQFFPITALPEGTTPGTRLRIAEVLDGRPMIATWR; encoded by the coding sequence ATGGAAGATCGTCTGAACAGCGTTCGCAGGAAATTCGAGCCGTTGCTGCGGCGAATCTTCCACGCCTATTTCCTCGTCGTCCGCGGCATGACGCTCGGCGTCCGCGCCGTGGTGCTGGATGCCGAGAACCGGGTGTTCCTGGTCCGGCACAGCTACGTCAGCGGCTGGCACCTGCCCGGCGGCGGCGTCGACCATGGCGAGACCATGGAGCAGGCGATGCGGCGCGAGCTCAAGGAGGAGGGCGATATCGACCTCACCGGAGCAGTAAGCCTGCACGGCATCTTCCTCAACAGCCACGTCTCCCGCCGCGACCACGTCGCGGTCTATGTGGTCAGGCAGTTCAGGCAGGAGCGCCCGCCCGAGCCCAACCGCGAGATCGTCGAATGCCAGTTCTTTCCGATCACGGCGTTGCCCGAGGGCACTACGCCTGGCACGCGGCTTCGGATCGCGGAAGTGCTGGACGGCCGGCCAAT
- a CDS encoding glycosyltransferase: MMALTPGLIALGAFMAIVPLLRRDSTMARSLLAIVAVALLLRYLHWRITSTLPPPHLTVDAVIGYPFMLLEAASLVAVALSLLFLSRTRDRTATAKIDGRATNPDAPLIDVFICTYNEERSILERTIIGATGMAYGHYRVWVLDDGRRPWLRRLSGELGCHYLTRPDNHHAKAGNINHALKHVGALPERPEFVAILDADFVPRPDFLARTVSLMDDVSVGVVQTPQHFINPDPIQTNLAATDVWPDEQRFFFDILLPAKDAWGVAFCCGTSSLIRYSGLVQIGGFPTDSVTEDYLVTLRLKEHGLNTIYLNERLTIGLAPEGLKEYITQRARWCLGLMQIVRGRSGPLSQDSKLSFIDRLSLVDAFMSWSAVYTSKVAGLVVPWLFLLFGVKAVRADLTELLRVFLPFYVWNGLSMAWLSRGRSLAMMSDVSQLIAAPAVLKAVAAGLLKPKGHKFKVTAKGGDRNRRFVEWPLLRLYGSALCITLAAIAYAFILHLRGENIAYGGLALAWSLYNAVILTVVCFVCIEQPRKRKAERFSRNETVLLRQDGRSHLARLADISITGARLIDPDPPPPGSTIECRIYGRPIAAIVVRRTTDGFAVRFEEGMDTRVHAIRAFYAGEYVRAFRGVRALPVGKALLMRLFG, encoded by the coding sequence ATGATGGCGCTGACGCCCGGCCTGATCGCGCTCGGCGCCTTCATGGCGATCGTGCCGCTGCTCAGGCGCGACAGCACGATGGCCCGCTCGTTGCTGGCCATCGTGGCGGTGGCCTTGCTGCTGCGCTATCTCCATTGGCGCATCACGTCGACGCTTCCGCCGCCGCATCTGACTGTCGATGCCGTGATCGGCTACCCCTTCATGCTGCTGGAAGCGGCCTCGCTGGTCGCGGTCGCGTTGTCGTTGCTGTTCCTGAGCCGGACGCGCGACCGCACCGCTACAGCGAAGATCGACGGCCGCGCCACCAATCCCGACGCGCCGCTGATCGACGTCTTCATCTGCACCTACAACGAGGAACGATCGATCCTCGAGCGCACGATCATCGGCGCGACCGGCATGGCGTACGGCCATTACCGCGTCTGGGTGCTCGACGACGGAAGGCGGCCCTGGCTGCGTCGGCTTTCGGGCGAGCTCGGCTGCCATTATCTCACGCGGCCCGACAACCATCACGCCAAGGCCGGCAACATCAATCACGCACTCAAGCATGTCGGCGCCCTGCCGGAGCGGCCGGAATTCGTTGCCATTCTCGATGCCGACTTCGTGCCACGGCCCGACTTCCTCGCGCGCACCGTCTCGCTCATGGACGATGTTTCGGTCGGCGTAGTGCAGACCCCGCAGCACTTCATCAATCCAGACCCGATCCAGACCAACCTCGCCGCGACCGACGTCTGGCCCGACGAGCAGCGGTTTTTCTTCGACATCCTGCTGCCGGCCAAGGACGCCTGGGGCGTCGCATTTTGCTGCGGGACCTCGTCTCTCATCCGCTATTCCGGGCTGGTGCAGATCGGCGGATTTCCGACCGACTCCGTGACGGAAGACTATCTCGTCACGCTGCGCCTGAAGGAACACGGCCTCAATACGATCTATCTCAACGAGCGGCTGACGATCGGGCTCGCGCCGGAGGGGCTGAAGGAATACATCACCCAGCGCGCCCGCTGGTGCCTCGGCCTGATGCAAATCGTGCGCGGCCGCAGCGGACCGCTGTCTCAGGATTCGAAGCTGTCCTTCATCGACCGCCTCTCGCTGGTCGACGCCTTCATGAGCTGGTCCGCGGTCTACACCTCGAAGGTAGCGGGCCTGGTGGTGCCCTGGCTGTTCCTGCTGTTCGGCGTCAAGGCGGTCCGGGCCGACCTCACCGAGCTGTTGCGCGTCTTTCTGCCGTTCTATGTCTGGAATGGCCTCAGCATGGCCTGGCTGTCGCGCGGCCGCTCGCTCGCGATGATGAGCGACGTGTCGCAGCTCATCGCGGCGCCCGCCGTGCTCAAGGCGGTGGCAGCCGGCCTGTTGAAGCCGAAAGGACACAAGTTCAAGGTCACCGCAAAAGGCGGCGACCGTAACAGGCGATTTGTCGAATGGCCGCTGCTGCGGCTCTATGGCAGCGCGCTTTGCATCACGCTCGCGGCCATCGCCTATGCCTTCATCCTGCACCTGCGCGGCGAGAACATCGCCTATGGCGGACTGGCCCTGGCCTGGAGCCTCTACAACGCAGTCATCCTCACCGTGGTCTGCTTCGTCTGCATCGAGCAGCCGCGCAAGCGCAAGGCGGAGCGGTTCAGCCGCAATGAGACGGTCCTGCTGCGACAGGACGGCAGGTCGCATCTCGCCCGGCTCGCCGACATCTCCATCACGGGCGCCCGCCTGATCGATCCCGATCCGCCGCCGCCGGGCAGCACGATCGAATGCCGGATCTATGGCCGCCCGATCGCGGCCATCGTGGTGCGGCGGACCACGGACGGCTTCGCCGTGCGGTTCGAGGAAGGCATGGATACGCGCGTGCACGCGATCAGGGCATTCTATGCCGGCGAATATGTTCGCGCCTTTCGGGGCGTCAGGGCGCTCCCGGTCGGGAAAGCGCTGTTGATGCGGCTGTTCGGCTAG
- a CDS encoding tetratricopeptide repeat protein — MTRTAVPLLIVMCILVGLSTHMVVNCGDEDDPDICSAVIGFSPLRGSLIAFAYEGRGRIALRHGDFRRAMADFDEAIHLNPNRASLYRERALARRQNGDLALAIADYDEAIAHDPKLAAPYHQRGLALAATGDLDRAILSYNTAVRLDPRDALARLDRGLAFLARGQADDARADFEAALALPAGKDGRAREAARAKLAELASAEPTQVSVPRR; from the coding sequence ATGACCAGAACTGCCGTACCATTGCTGATCGTCATGTGCATACTTGTTGGCCTGTCCACGCACATGGTCGTCAATTGCGGTGACGAGGACGATCCCGACATCTGCTCGGCCGTGATCGGCTTCTCGCCGCTGCGCGGCTCGCTGATCGCCTTTGCCTATGAGGGGCGCGGACGGATCGCGCTGCGCCATGGCGACTTCAGGCGGGCGATGGCCGATTTCGACGAGGCCATTCACCTCAATCCCAACCGCGCCTCGCTCTATCGCGAGCGCGCGCTCGCGCGTCGTCAGAACGGCGACCTTGCGCTCGCCATCGCCGACTATGACGAGGCGATCGCGCATGATCCCAAGCTCGCAGCGCCCTATCACCAGCGCGGTCTCGCGCTCGCCGCCACCGGCGATCTCGATCGCGCCATCCTGAGTTACAACACGGCGGTTCGCCTCGATCCCAGGGATGCCCTGGCCCGCCTCGACCGCGGCCTGGCATTCCTCGCCCGCGGCCAGGCCGACGACGCGCGCGCCGATTTCGAGGCGGCGCTGGCGCTGCCCGCCGGCAAGGACGGCCGCGCGCGCGAGGCTGCGCGCGCAAAGCTCGCCGAGCTCGCGAGCGCCGAGCCGACACAGGTGTCAGTACCGCGAAGGTGA
- a CDS encoding isocitrate lyase, with the protein MNYQPRGISTFQGPGSYQDEVKAAQALLETQPTWNGVSAEAVARMRLQNRFKTGLDVARYTAALMRADMAAYDNDPTKYTQSLGCWHGFIAQQKLISVKKHFGGKTDRTYLYLSGWMIAALRSDFGPLPDQSMHEKTSVPALIEELYTFLRQADSRELNDIFRLLDKARKEGDQTREKELIAKIDNFQTHVVPVIADIDAGFGNAEATYLLAKKMIEAGACALQIENQVSDEKQCGHQDGKVTVPHEVFIAKIRACRHAFLELGVEDGVIVTRTDSLGAGLTQQIAVSHKPGDIGDQYNSFLDCEEVTAENARNGDVIISRNGKMMRPKRLPSNLYQFRPGTGEDRCVLDSITSLQNGADLLWIETEKPHIEQIAKMVDRIRKVVPNAKLAYNNSPSFNWTLNFRWQVYDAMKEAGKDVSKYNRAELMKPEYDDTPLAQEADERIRTFQADSAKRAGIFHHLITLPTYHTAALSTDNLAKEYFGEQGMLGYVKNVQRAEIRQGIACAKHQNMAGSDIGDDHKEYFAGEAALKAGGAHNTMNQFG; encoded by the coding sequence ATGAACTACCAGCCGCGCGGCATCAGCACCTTCCAGGGCCCGGGTTCGTATCAGGACGAGGTCAAGGCGGCCCAGGCGCTGCTCGAGACCCAGCCAACTTGGAACGGCGTGTCGGCCGAGGCCGTGGCCCGCATGCGCCTCCAGAACCGCTTCAAGACCGGTCTCGACGTCGCCCGCTACACCGCGGCGCTGATGCGGGCCGACATGGCCGCCTATGACAACGACCCGACCAAGTACACCCAGTCGCTGGGCTGCTGGCACGGCTTCATCGCCCAGCAGAAGCTGATCTCGGTCAAGAAGCACTTCGGCGGCAAGACCGATCGCACCTATCTGTACCTCTCGGGCTGGATGATCGCGGCGCTGCGCTCCGATTTCGGCCCGCTGCCCGACCAGTCGATGCACGAGAAGACCTCGGTGCCGGCGCTGATCGAGGAGCTCTACACCTTCCTGCGTCAGGCGGATTCGCGTGAACTCAACGACATCTTCCGTCTCCTCGACAAGGCGCGCAAGGAAGGCGACCAGACCCGTGAGAAGGAGCTGATCGCGAAGATCGACAACTTCCAGACCCACGTCGTGCCCGTCATCGCCGACATCGACGCCGGCTTCGGCAACGCCGAGGCGACCTATCTGCTTGCCAAGAAGATGATCGAAGCGGGTGCCTGCGCGCTCCAGATCGAGAACCAGGTCTCCGACGAGAAGCAGTGCGGTCACCAGGACGGCAAGGTCACCGTGCCGCACGAGGTGTTCATCGCGAAGATCCGCGCCTGCCGCCACGCCTTCCTCGAGCTCGGCGTCGAAGACGGCGTTATCGTGACCCGCACCGACTCGCTCGGCGCCGGCCTGACGCAGCAGATCGCCGTCAGCCACAAGCCCGGTGATATCGGCGACCAGTACAACAGCTTCCTCGATTGCGAGGAAGTGACGGCGGAGAACGCCCGCAATGGCGACGTTATCATCAGCCGCAACGGCAAGATGATGCGTCCGAAGCGGCTGCCCTCCAACCTCTACCAGTTCCGTCCTGGTACTGGCGAAGACCGCTGCGTGCTCGACAGCATCACCTCGCTGCAGAACGGCGCCGACCTGCTCTGGATCGAGACCGAGAAGCCGCATATCGAGCAGATCGCCAAAATGGTCGATCGGATCCGCAAGGTCGTCCCGAACGCCAAGCTGGCCTACAACAACTCGCCGTCCTTCAACTGGACGCTGAACTTCCGTTGGCAGGTCTACGACGCGATGAAGGAAGCCGGCAAGGACGTCAGCAAGTACAACCGTGCCGAGCTGATGAAGCCGGAATACGACGATACGCCGCTGGCGCAGGAAGCCGACGAGCGCATCCGCACCTTCCAGGCGGATTCGGCCAAGCGCGCCGGCATCTTCCATCACCTGATCACGTTGCCGACCTATCACACGGCGGCGCTCTCGACCGATAATCTGGCGAAGGAATATTTCGGCGAGCAGGGCATGCTCGGCTACGTCAAGAACGTGCAGCGCGCCGAGATCCGTCAGGGTATCGCCTGCGCCAAGCATCAGAACATGGCCGGCTCCGATATCGGTGACGACCACAAGGAGTACTTCGCGGGCGAGGCTGCCCTGAAGGCGGGCGGCGCCCACAACACGATGAACCAGTTCGGCTAA
- a CDS encoding antibiotic biosynthesis monooxygenase → MYAAIRQAKAKSGSAEELARRIKDGAVPIISDVDGFRAYYVVYAGDDTVTAISIFDKFEQAEEANKRAIAWIEKDLGPLLAGHASAAAGPVIVHTLA, encoded by the coding sequence ATGTATGCCGCCATCCGTCAGGCCAAGGCGAAGAGCGGGAGCGCTGAGGAACTGGCGCGCCGCATCAAGGACGGCGCCGTTCCGATCATCAGCGACGTCGACGGCTTCCGCGCCTATTACGTCGTCTATGCCGGTGACGACACGGTCACCGCGATCTCGATCTTCGACAAGTTCGAGCAGGCCGAGGAGGCAAACAAGCGCGCCATCGCCTGGATCGAGAAGGATCTCGGCCCGTTGCTCGCGGGGCACGCGAGCGCGGCTGCGGGGCCGGTGATCGTGCATACGCTGGCGTAG
- a CDS encoding HlyD family secretion protein, with amino-acid sequence MMDRSRAASVDPASTPSPNEGKTDAKGLQEALHEQLFANDEPGHAADGQTTPESGRHWLHLRRGAKIAIGLAIIAVFGWLPLRAIWENSSVEAVLNSRLVTLRTPIGGRVSAAQRVTDQAKLDAGTVVLRVVNSRGDRTRLDDLRRQKSRLENERPSLAAKLALAQAAQKDLARQAAQFRDGRVLQLEARIAEIQTSIEAAAARRDEASAAVDRASSLAKSGNVSTVELARLTRELSVSQQTELGARKRLDAAKVELTAAQNGSFLGDSYNDRPSSVQREEEMRQRAGDLEADLARTDTEIAWLANEIIIEEVRFADLSEADITTPVAGRVWEMMTSPGEDVQAGQPLLKVLDCSGAVITANVTESVYNRLQLGDRATFEPNDGGEPISGTVVNLTGAAGAPANLAINPDALSKEPYRVTVASRDAAARACTVGRTGRVVFARNETAPR; translated from the coding sequence ATGATGGACCGCTCGCGCGCCGCTTCCGTCGATCCCGCATCCACTCCCTCCCCTAACGAGGGCAAGACTGACGCGAAAGGCTTGCAAGAGGCGCTGCACGAGCAGCTGTTCGCCAATGACGAGCCCGGCCACGCAGCCGACGGGCAGACGACGCCAGAATCTGGGCGGCATTGGTTACATCTGCGGCGCGGCGCCAAGATCGCCATCGGGCTCGCCATCATCGCCGTGTTCGGCTGGTTGCCGCTGCGCGCGATCTGGGAAAATTCGAGCGTCGAGGCCGTCCTGAATTCCCGCCTCGTCACGTTACGCACGCCCATCGGTGGCCGCGTCTCGGCCGCCCAGCGCGTGACCGATCAGGCCAAGTTAGATGCCGGAACCGTTGTCCTGCGCGTCGTCAATTCGCGCGGGGATCGCACCCGGCTCGACGATCTCCGGCGGCAGAAGTCGCGCCTGGAGAACGAGCGGCCGAGCCTTGCTGCCAAGCTCGCCTTGGCACAGGCCGCGCAAAAGGACCTGGCGCGGCAGGCAGCCCAATTCCGCGACGGACGCGTGCTCCAACTCGAGGCCCGCATCGCCGAGATCCAGACCTCGATCGAGGCGGCGGCGGCGCGGCGGGACGAAGCCAGTGCCGCCGTCGACCGCGCATCTTCGCTGGCGAAATCCGGCAATGTCTCGACCGTCGAGCTGGCGCGGTTGACGCGCGAGCTCTCCGTGTCGCAGCAGACCGAGCTCGGCGCGCGCAAGCGGCTGGACGCCGCCAAAGTCGAGCTCACCGCGGCGCAGAACGGCTCGTTCCTCGGCGACAGCTACAATGACCGGCCAAGTTCGGTGCAGCGCGAGGAGGAGATGCGCCAGCGTGCCGGCGACCTCGAAGCCGATCTGGCGCGCACCGACACCGAGATCGCCTGGCTCGCCAACGAGATCATCATCGAGGAGGTCCGCTTCGCCGATCTGTCTGAAGCCGACATCACGACACCCGTCGCGGGGCGCGTCTGGGAGATGATGACCTCGCCCGGTGAGGACGTGCAGGCCGGCCAGCCCCTGCTCAAGGTGCTCGATTGCAGCGGCGCCGTCATCACCGCCAACGTCACCGAGAGCGTCTACAACCGCTTGCAGCTCGGCGATCGCGCGACGTTCGAGCCGAATGACGGCGGTGAGCCGATCTCCGGCACCGTGGTCAACCTGACCGGCGCCGCCGGTGCGCCCGCCAATCTCGCCATCAATCCGGATGCGCTGAGCAAGGAGCCTTATCGCGTGACCGTGGCCTCGCGCGATGCGGCGGCTCGCGCCTGCACCGTGGGACGCACAGGCCGCGTCGTGTTTGCCCGGAACGAGACCGCGCCGCGATGA
- a CDS encoding helix-turn-helix domain-containing protein — translation MPANTGKKLFVGPRFRRIRQQLGLSQTQIAEGLGISPSYVNLIERNQRPVTAQILLRLAETYDLDLRDLATADEDRFFAELNEIFSDPLFRQIDVPKQELRDLAELCPGVTHALQRLYAAYTEARQGETLAAAQMADRDVGTRYEANPVERVRELIEANRNYFPELEQAAETLRDELNVPAEGLYAALAARLREKHSIQTRVMPVDVMRETLRRFDRHRRQLLISELVDPPGRAFQLAFQLGLGECAQALETIIGRAGPLDDAPRRLFRITLGNYFAAAVMMPYPAFLAAAEALNYDIHVLAQRFNSGFEQVCHRLTTLQRPNARGIPFFLLRVDNAGNVSKRFSSGTFPFSKFGGTCPLWNVHSTFDTPDRLLKQVIELSDGTRYFSIAQMVRRPVAPHPLPQPRFAIGLGCEIRHAARLTYAAGMDLEKTEGTPIGVNCRLCERENCAQRAEPPITRTLILDETTRRVSSFAFSNAREL, via the coding sequence ATGCCCGCCAATACCGGCAAGAAACTCTTCGTCGGCCCGCGGTTCCGGAGGATCCGGCAGCAATTGGGACTGTCGCAGACCCAGATCGCCGAGGGGCTCGGGATCTCGCCGAGCTATGTCAACCTGATCGAGCGCAACCAGCGCCCGGTGACGGCGCAGATCCTGCTGCGGCTGGCCGAAACCTACGACCTCGATTTGCGCGACCTCGCCACCGCCGACGAGGACCGCTTCTTTGCCGAGCTCAACGAGATCTTCTCCGACCCGCTGTTCCGCCAGATCGACGTTCCCAAGCAGGAGCTGCGCGACCTCGCCGAGCTCTGCCCCGGCGTCACCCATGCGCTGCAGCGGCTCTACGCCGCCTATACCGAGGCCCGCCAGGGCGAGACGCTGGCCGCAGCCCAGATGGCCGACCGCGACGTCGGCACCCGCTATGAGGCCAATCCGGTCGAGCGCGTGCGCGAGCTGATCGAGGCCAATCGCAACTATTTTCCGGAGCTCGAGCAGGCCGCGGAGACTCTTCGCGACGAGTTGAACGTCCCGGCCGAGGGACTCTATGCAGCGCTCGCGGCGCGGCTGCGCGAAAAGCATTCGATCCAGACCCGCGTCATGCCTGTCGACGTGATGCGTGAGACGCTCCGGCGGTTTGATCGTCATCGCCGCCAGCTGCTGATCTCCGAGCTCGTCGATCCGCCCGGCCGCGCCTTCCAGCTTGCCTTCCAGCTTGGCTTGGGTGAATGCGCGCAGGCCCTGGAAACCATCATCGGCCGCGCCGGCCCGCTCGACGATGCGCCGCGCCGCCTGTTCCGCATCACGCTCGGCAACTATTTTGCTGCTGCCGTGATGATGCCCTATCCGGCGTTCCTGGCCGCAGCCGAAGCCCTGAATTACGACATCCACGTGCTGGCGCAGCGCTTCAACTCCGGCTTCGAGCAGGTCTGCCACCGCCTCACCACCCTGCAGCGGCCGAACGCGCGCGGCATTCCGTTCTTCCTCTTGCGCGTCGACAATGCCGGCAACGTCTCGAAGCGCTTCTCCTCCGGCACCTTCCCGTTCTCGAAGTTCGGCGGCACCTGTCCGCTGTGGAACGTACACTCGACCTTCGACACGCCGGATCGCCTGCTCAAGCAGGTGATCGAGCTGTCCGACGGCACGCGCTATTTCTCGATCGCGCAGATGGTGCGCCGCCCCGTCGCGCCGCACCCGCTGCCGCAACCGCGCTTCGCCATCGGCCTCGGCTGCGAGATCCGTCACGCCGCGCGCCTGACCTATGCCGCCGGCATGGACCTCGAGAAAACCGAGGGCACGCCGATCGGCGTCAATTGCCGCCTGTGCGAGCGCGAAAACTGTGCCCAGCGCGCCGAGCCGCCGATCACGCGCACGCTGATCCTGGACGAGACGACGCGGCGGGTGTCGAGTTTCGCGTTCTCGAATGCGCGGGAGTTGTGA
- a CDS encoding metallophosphoesterase family protein encodes MAPFTLAHLSDPHLPPLPKPRLIELAGKRVLGYVNWTRNRHKYQRREVLDALVADMKMQAPDHIAVTGDLVNLALEAEFAPARAWLDGVGPPDRVTAIPGNHDAYVRATSHRFGETFGPYLAGDDGSIGFPSVRRRGPLALISLSTAVPTLPLMATGTLGRNQLASLAAVLERLATEDVFRVLLVHHPLKSGARQKRMTDSAALLALLKRHGVELILHGHDHIHSTMWFEGPNGNIPALGVPSASALAHGHYPAAAYNLFTVEKDNAGWRCEQTVRSLGAGFQIGQIKHVRLI; translated from the coding sequence CTGGCCCCCTTCACGCTCGCCCATCTGTCCGATCCGCATCTGCCGCCCTTGCCGAAGCCGCGGCTGATCGAGCTCGCCGGCAAGCGCGTGCTCGGCTATGTCAACTGGACGCGCAACCGCCACAAGTACCAGCGCCGCGAAGTGCTCGACGCGCTGGTCGCCGACATGAAGATGCAGGCGCCCGACCACATCGCGGTGACGGGCGATCTCGTCAACCTGGCGCTGGAAGCCGAGTTCGCTCCTGCCCGCGCCTGGCTCGACGGCGTTGGCCCGCCCGACCGCGTCACCGCGATTCCCGGCAATCACGACGCCTATGTCCGCGCCACCTCGCATCGCTTCGGCGAGACGTTTGGCCCCTATCTTGCGGGCGACGACGGCAGCATCGGTTTTCCGTCCGTGCGCCGGCGCGGGCCGCTTGCCTTGATCAGCCTGTCGACGGCGGTGCCAACCCTGCCGCTGATGGCGACGGGCACGCTCGGACGCAATCAGCTCGCCTCGCTCGCAGCAGTGCTCGAACGGCTCGCGACTGAAGACGTGTTTCGCGTGCTGCTGGTGCACCATCCGCTGAAGTCCGGCGCGCGGCAGAAGCGGATGACAGATTCGGCCGCGCTGCTGGCGCTACTCAAGCGCCATGGCGTCGAGCTGATCCTGCACGGGCACGACCACATTCATTCGACGATGTGGTTCGAGGGGCCGAACGGCAACATTCCCGCGCTCGGCGTGCCCTCGGCCTCCGCGCTCGCGCACGGGCACTACCCGGCGGCGGCGTATAATCTGTTCACGGTCGAGAAGGACAATGCCGGCTGGCGCTGTGAGCAGACGGTGCGGAGCCTGGGAGCAGGGTTTCAGATCGGGCAGATCAAGCATGTGAGGTTGATTTAG